In Thermoplasmatales archaeon, one genomic interval encodes:
- a CDS encoding Lrp/AsnC family transcriptional regulator, with protein sequence MDRKDFLILKELKEDARKTVNEIASKINLPRTTVGERIKKMVKEGVIKKFTTIVNYEKIGKNITSFVLVSFLPNPKISQRQLAREISRIENVYEVYIISGEWDLLLKVRGRDMEEIGKLVLDKIRAMEGVGKTVTCTCFSVVKEEF encoded by the coding sequence ATGGACAGGAAAGATTTTTTAATACTTAAAGAGCTAAAAGAAGATGCAAGAAAAACTGTTAATGAAATAGCTTCCAAAATAAATCTTCCTCGCACAACAGTAGGGGAAAGAATAAAAAAGATGGTAAAAGAAGGAGTAATTAAGAAATTTACCACAATAGTAAACTATGAAAAAATCGGGAAAAATATAACATCTTTTGTTCTTGTTTCATTCTTACCAAACCCAAAAATATCCCAGAGGCAACTTGCAAGAGAAATTTCAAGAATAGAAAACGTATATGAAGTGTATATAATATCTGGTGAGTGGGATTTACTGCTGAAAGTAAGAGGAAGAGATATGGAAGAAATAGGAAAACTGGTTTTAGATAAAATAAGGGCAATGGAAGGAGTTGGAAAAACAGTTACATGCACATGTTTTAGTGTTGTAAAAGAAGAGTTTTAG
- a CDS encoding asparagine synthetase, giving the protein MLQETLELKSFLKDEKLKFGVKVGSIIRYKLSEFLNNRGFLEIPPVIISPFTDPLSYSTFDASIECYGNKYYLTKSMIFHKQIAIISFDKIFCFSPNVRLENEEKAKSMRHLFEFTQLDIEVRNGEREEMIKFAEEMLIYILKEVKKICKDEIEKFGREIKIPSIPFKRISFEEAYSKYGKNYEEILSKETKSPLWIFDFPKSMREFYYKENEEREGWLVDMDLIYPEGFGEALSGGEREYEYEKIIKRIREVGSEKDYLYYLSIAKEGLYPSAGFGIGIERLTRYICGLKDIGYTTPFPKIPGKYCI; this is encoded by the coding sequence ATGTTGCAAGAAACTCTTGAGTTAAAAAGCTTTCTAAAAGATGAAAAATTAAAATTTGGAGTGAAAGTTGGGAGCATAATTCGCTATAAATTATCTGAATTTTTAAATAATAGAGGATTTTTAGAGATTCCACCTGTAATTATCTCACCATTTACAGATCCTTTATCTTATTCAACTTTTGATGCATCAATAGAGTGTTATGGAAATAAATATTATTTGACAAAAAGCATGATTTTTCATAAGCAAATTGCAATAATTTCATTTGATAAAATATTCTGTTTTTCTCCAAATGTGAGGCTTGAAAATGAGGAGAAGGCAAAAAGCATGAGACATTTATTTGAATTTACACAGCTTGATATAGAAGTAAGAAATGGTGAAAGGGAAGAGATGATTAAATTTGCGGAAGAGATGCTTATATATATCTTAAAAGAAGTTAAAAAGATATGCAAGGATGAAATTGAAAAATTTGGAAGAGAAATAAAAATTCCATCTATTCCATTTAAGAGGATAAGTTTTGAGGAAGCATATTCCAAATATGGCAAAAATTATGAAGAAATTTTATCAAAAGAAACAAAATCACCTCTCTGGATTTTTGATTTTCCAAAATCAATGAGAGAATTTTATTATAAGGAAAATGAGGAAAGAGAGGGATGGCTTGTTGATATGGATTTGATATATCCTGAAGGATTTGGAGAGGCATTATCTGGAGGTGAGAGGGAATATGAATATGAAAAAATAATTAAAAGAATAAGGGAAGTTGGGAGCGAAAAAGATTATCTTTATTATCTTTCAATTGCCAAGGAAGGGCTTTATCCATCCGCTGGATTTGGTATAGGAATTGAGAGGCTAACAAGATATATTTGCGGGCTTAAAGATATAGGATATACAACTCCATTTCCAAAAATTCCTGGAAAATATTGTATATAA
- a CDS encoding tandem-95 repeat protein, with protein sequence MEIKKFIPLIVSSILLSNLILAQQGTPYTIWTHVDLNNLPVSGATVIVTVLRTNESGIAEEYPDGWYGINLGNFKEWEVGDEVLIEVFYEEYYKSAIIVLTNEEFSFVNISLRRNNPPVANDDYYTTNEDTKLTVNAPGVLGNDSDADGDTLTAVLVNGPTHGSLTLNSNGSFTYTPHANYSGQDSFTYKAYDGQDYSNISTVYITITPVNDPPVANNDYCTTDEDTPVIINILENDYDIDGTIDASSVTITQNASHGNVTVNANGTVTYTPNANYHGSDSFKYKVKDNSNAWSNEATVFINITPVNDVPNKPLLVTPANNSLNLSTNANLTVHVVDIDGNLMNVSFYGRKLGNVTWQLIGTKTNVANNTDTSITWYNLAYNTTYEWYAIANDSIAETSSDTWIFTTIVYTPPSPPSPPPSPPFPPPPENKPPKCSLQVNISEGYAPLVVNFIINASDEDGYIAYWELDIDNDGITEYNGSGSPPSTKQHSYNNTGNYTAKLTVTDDKGAKSNSTIAIIVKSNVYFEFSPARPAPGVNVYFSAIGEGVNYSWNFGDGSIGYGRNVTHAFDREGKYRVKLSVFDGAYYHEVDKLIYVIIPDFSVEASYLPDKPKKGDEITLILKIKNDGGYCENVKCSVFLDGRENYSIFNIYEEYEKEIHFKGVSKIKIIVDPYNEIEERNEKNNELEISIKYGKNNFIYFVFIPLLAIPAYLLLRKKKVFIEEEKVEKCSVCLGSFKQEANILKCNCGALYHRSCAKRVGNCINCGKKL encoded by the coding sequence ATGGAAATAAAAAAATTTATTCCATTAATTGTATCATCCATCCTTCTTTCTAATTTAATCTTAGCCCAACAAGGCACACCTTACACAATCTGGACTCATGTTGATTTAAACAACCTGCCGGTAAGTGGAGCAACTGTTATTGTAACTGTGCTTAGAACAAATGAAAGTGGAATAGCAGAGGAATATCCAGATGGATGGTATGGAATCAATTTAGGAAATTTTAAAGAATGGGAGGTTGGAGATGAGGTTCTCATAGAAGTTTTTTATGAGGAATATTATAAAAGCGCTATAATAGTTTTAACTAATGAAGAATTTTCTTTTGTAAATATTTCATTGAGAAGAAACAATCCACCTGTTGCAAATGATGATTATTACACAACAAATGAAGATACAAAATTAACTGTAAATGCACCTGGAGTATTGGGAAATGACAGCGATGCAGATGGAGATACTTTAACCGCTGTTTTAGTAAATGGCCCAACTCATGGTAGCTTAACATTGAATTCAAATGGCTCATTTACTTATACACCTCATGCAAATTATAGTGGCCAGGATAGTTTTACATATAAAGCATATGATGGACAAGATTATAGCAACATTTCAACAGTTTATATCACTATAACACCAGTAAATGATCCTCCGGTTGCAAATAATGATTATTGCACAACAGATGAAGATACACCTGTTATAATAAACATATTGGAAAATGACTATGATATAGATGGAACAATAGATGCAAGCAGTGTAACAATAACCCAAAATGCATCTCATGGAAATGTAACAGTAAATGCAAATGGAACAGTAACCTACACACCTAATGCAAATTATCATGGCTCAGATTCATTCAAATATAAAGTAAAGGATAATAGCAACGCTTGGAGCAATGAAGCAACAGTTTTCATAAATATAACACCGGTAAATGATGTGCCAAATAAGCCTTTGCTAGTGACTCCAGCAAATAACTCTCTAAATTTAAGCACAAATGCAAATCTTACTGTTCATGTTGTTGATATAGATGGAAATTTGATGAATGTTAGTTTCTATGGCCGTAAATTAGGAAATGTAACATGGCAATTAATAGGAACAAAAACAAATGTTGCAAATAATACAGATACTTCAATAACATGGTATAATTTGGCTTATAACACAACATATGAATGGTATGCAATTGCAAATGATAGCATAGCAGAAACTTCATCTGACACATGGATATTTACAACTATTGTATATACTCCACCTTCTCCTCCTTCTCCACCTCCATCTCCTCCTTTTCCACCTCCTCCAGAAAATAAACCACCAAAATGCTCACTTCAAGTAAATATCAGCGAGGGATATGCTCCTCTTGTGGTTAATTTCATAATTAATGCAAGTGATGAAGATGGCTACATAGCTTACTGGGAGCTTGATATAGATAATGATGGAATTACAGAATATAATGGCTCTGGCTCCCCTCCTTCAACAAAGCAGCATTCTTATAATAATACTGGAAATTATACTGCAAAATTGACTGTTACTGATGATAAAGGAGCAAAAAGTAACTCCACAATAGCAATAATTGTTAAATCAAATGTTTATTTTGAATTTTCTCCAGCGAGGCCTGCGCCTGGCGTGAATGTATATTTTTCAGCGATTGGAGAGGGAGTTAATTATAGCTGGAATTTTGGGGACGGGAGCATTGGGTATGGAAGAAATGTGACGCATGCTTTTGATAGAGAAGGGAAATATAGGGTTAAGCTGAGTGTTTTTGATGGAGCTTATTATCATGAAGTAGATAAATTGATTTATGTTATTATTCCAGATTTTTCTGTTGAAGCAAGCTACTTGCCAGATAAGCCAAAGAAAGGGGATGAAATAACTTTAATTTTGAAGATAAAAAATGATGGAGGATATTGTGAAAATGTTAAATGCTCTGTTTTTTTAGATGGTAGAGAGAATTATTCTATTTTCAATATTTATGAAGAATATGAAAAAGAGATTCATTTCAAAGGAGTAAGCAAAATAAAAATTATTGTTGACCCGTATAATGAAATAGAGGAAAGAAATGAAAAAAATAATGAGCTGGAAATTTCAATAAAATATGGAAAGAATAATTTTATCTATTTTGTTTTTATTCCACTTTTAGCTATTCCAGCATATCTTCTGCTCAGAAAGAAAAAAGTGTTTATTGAAGAGGAAAAAGTTGAAAAATGCTCGGTTTGCCTTGGTTCATTTAAACAGGAAGCAAATATTTTGAAATGCAATTGTGGTGCCCTTTATCACAGGAGCTGTGCAAAAAGAGTAGGAAATTGTATCAATTGCGGTAAAAAACTTTAA